In the Chryseobacterium sp. MYb264 genome, one interval contains:
- a CDS encoding type IX secretion system plug protein, which yields MKTLQLLLVSLSGLMLGQKIQSIQLFNPQTNDETPVINFNQQLVLSFDDLSNSSEIYRYTLKHYDRNWEDDNLFFTEFANGSLNGLLDRFEYSFNTLQPYTHYKLNFPNDKMQPKVSGNFELIVYKDSAEKPLFTRRFYVVEENATMALNVTRFADARNPNANQRVEVQAVAVGGDLTSNVNSITINVMQNNNPNLTVNNLKPSTTLGNKLLFQQMNLVFPGNNEFYYFDNKNMNMAADMVQSVEVKEGVNYTYLHPVWAYPLNYQYQPDVNGAWYYRRNDLGLERNAEREADYSWVYFSLDSEPLDKEIYVLGGFNDFKPSKEFQMQYDEQNKRYVAKIFLKQGFYNYILATKGSNGALNFGEINGNFWQTENLYQSFMYYKPFGRNYDGLMGYGEFRTPVK from the coding sequence ATGAAAACTTTGCAATTATTATTAGTTTCTTTAAGTGGTTTGATGCTGGGGCAGAAAATCCAGAGTATCCAATTGTTCAATCCGCAGACGAATGACGAAACGCCGGTTATTAATTTTAATCAGCAACTGGTTTTGAGTTTCGATGATCTCTCTAATTCCAGTGAAATTTATCGGTATACATTGAAGCATTACGATAGAAACTGGGAAGATGATAATCTATTTTTTACGGAATTTGCAAACGGAAGCCTGAATGGTTTGCTGGATCGTTTTGAATATTCTTTTAATACTTTGCAGCCTTACACGCATTATAAACTCAATTTTCCGAATGATAAAATGCAGCCTAAAGTTTCGGGAAATTTTGAATTAATTGTGTATAAAGATTCTGCCGAAAAACCTTTATTTACGAGGCGTTTTTATGTCGTGGAAGAGAATGCGACCATGGCATTAAATGTGACCCGTTTTGCAGATGCGAGAAATCCCAATGCAAATCAAAGGGTAGAAGTACAGGCGGTTGCCGTAGGGGGAGACCTGACTTCAAATGTAAATTCCATCACCATTAATGTGATGCAGAATAACAATCCGAATCTGACCGTTAATAATCTGAAGCCAAGTACAACACTAGGAAATAAATTGCTTTTTCAGCAAATGAATCTTGTGTTTCCCGGAAATAACGAATTTTATTATTTCGATAACAAAAATATGAATATGGCGGCCGATATGGTGCAGTCTGTTGAGGTAAAAGAGGGGGTGAATTATACGTATCTTCATCCTGTCTGGGCCTATCCGCTGAATTACCAATATCAGCCGGATGTGAACGGAGCCTGGTATTATCGTAGGAACGACTTGGGATTAGAGCGAAATGCCGAGCGTGAAGCAGATTATTCATGGGTTTATTTTTCATTGGATTCGGAACCTTTGGATAAAGAAATTTATGTTTTGGGCGGTTTTAATGATTTTAAACCGAGTAAAGAATTTCAGATGCAGTATGATGAGCAAAATAAAAGATATGTAGCGAAGATTTTCCTGAAACAAGGTTTCTACAACTATATTCTGGCGACAAAAGGATCCAACGGAGCATTGAATTTTGGTGAAATTAACGGGAATTTCTGGCAGACAGAAAATCTATATCAGAGTTTTATGTATTATAAGCCGTTTGGGAGAAATTATGACGGATTGATGGGGTATGGAGAATTCAGAACGCCTGTGAAATAA
- a CDS encoding MBL fold metallo-hydrolase: MLQIQRFVFNFASENTYVLYNDNKNGWIIDPGNMNEQETQLIDNFISENGLKIQKILLTHAHIDHVLGLQWAYDTFKVPVTMHEDDQEVLDMLQASGMRFGFPLEPVNVDIEYINEGETIDLDGEEFKIYHVPGHSPGSIVYHNDDRKFMISGDVLFEGSIGRTDLYKGNHEQLINGIKTKLFILDDETQILSGHGNATSIGFEKQYNPFFK; the protein is encoded by the coding sequence ATGCTTCAGATTCAGCGATTCGTATTCAATTTTGCAAGCGAAAACACCTATGTTCTCTATAATGACAATAAAAATGGATGGATTATTGATCCGGGAAATATGAATGAGCAGGAAACTCAGCTTATTGACAATTTTATTTCAGAAAACGGATTAAAAATTCAGAAAATTCTTTTAACACACGCTCATATTGATCACGTTTTGGGACTTCAATGGGCATACGACACATTTAAAGTTCCCGTCACAATGCATGAAGACGATCAGGAAGTTTTAGATATGCTTCAGGCAAGCGGAATGAGATTCGGTTTCCCGCTGGAACCTGTAAATGTAGACATAGAATATATTAACGAGGGAGAAACGATTGACCTTGATGGTGAGGAATTTAAGATTTATCATGTTCCGGGGCATTCTCCTGGAAGTATTGTGTATCATAATGACGATCGAAAATTCATGATCTCTGGTGATGTTTTGTTTGAAGGAAGCATCGGAAGAACGGATCTTTATAAAGGAAATCACGAACAACTTATCAACGGAATTAAAACCAAACTTTTTATTCTTGATGATGAAACACAGATTTTATCAGGACACGGAAATGCGACGAGTATTGGGTTTGAGAAGCAATATAATCCGTTTTTTAAATAA
- a CDS encoding zeta toxin family protein, which yields MSKVKKLRIFAGPNGSGKSTLFYTFQQRNYRYGIFINSDVIEKEILEKGFLDLQPYGLDLSQEDLLRFCESPNAKTLLKKSEQEDHSINIEIRENIIVDKSRDTHSYEAALITSFIREHLLANGISYTFETVMSHPSKLDEIINAQRNGYRIYLYFICLDEANLNISRVNDRVRKGGHKVDPQKVKTRYINTLQNLYAALKLVDRAYLFDNSDEMLMIAEVENGELTINVEKELIPDWLMTYVINKAGS from the coding sequence ATGTCTAAAGTGAAAAAATTAAGAATTTTTGCAGGTCCAAATGGCTCAGGCAAATCCACTTTATTCTATACTTTCCAGCAAAGAAATTACAGATATGGAATTTTCATTAATTCCGATGTCATTGAAAAAGAAATCCTTGAAAAGGGATTTCTTGATTTACAGCCCTATGGTCTCGACCTTTCTCAAGAAGATCTCCTCCGCTTTTGCGAAAGTCCGAATGCAAAAACACTTCTTAAAAAATCCGAACAAGAGGACCATAGCATCAATATTGAGATTAGAGAAAATATCATTGTGGATAAATCCCGTGATACGCATAGCTACGAAGCAGCGCTTATTACATCATTTATAAGAGAGCATCTATTAGCAAATGGTATTTCTTACACATTTGAAACAGTAATGAGCCACCCTTCAAAATTAGATGAAATAATCAATGCCCAAAGAAATGGTTACAGGATCTATTTATACTTTATCTGTCTGGATGAGGCAAATCTAAACATATCCCGCGTAAATGACCGTGTACGAAAAGGTGGTCACAAAGTAGACCCGCAAAAAGTAAAAACAAGATATATCAATACCCTTCAAAATCTCTACGCTGCCCTTAAGCTGGTAGATCGAGCCTATTTATTTGATAACTCGGACGAAATGCTTATGATTGCGGAGGTAGAAAATGGCGAACTAACAATAAATGTTGAAAAAGAATTGATTCCCGATTGGCTTATGACATATGTTATCAATAAAGCTGGATCTTAG
- a CDS encoding TonB-dependent receptor — MNKKSILLMAGVATLYFNNAYAQETPQDSTRSASIEQVVITGNSNPKKKIESSTAISTFSAKEIQKQNPISAAALLQRVPGFAVETSGGEVGNNLFARGIPSAGAYEFVQVQEDGLPVFEDGALQFANADNFFRVDNSVSRLEALRGGSGSIYATNSPGGLINFITKEGSNDFKGTAKLETSTYGLMRTDLNLGGALVKDKLFFNVGGFYRTDDGIRKTGFKANNGGQIRMNLKYVFDKGYAKVYYKKLDDRNTFFLPIPLVQNGNKLKGFQGFDPNYGTYSYRAISQLNIPQAGGGFFSRNLEDGIHPRVDVLGAEFKYDLGNNFSVINKTRYTNINMNYTGIFPSGGPQLAADFAKDNGIAGNNFQYSSVSSGAIVNPQYVQKLGFWAIDKQMNNFVNDLQLNYKFDKGNVTAGFYKSNWKSHQNWNWSNILTTATDRPELLNLVDSSLNPTDVGYSKTYNGVTDMSFLMRDSQIQGSLNDLYLNLDYNITEALSFNGGIRYSRDFYKGYGVNTTTSNLNNSGLTIDGTHGFETTTADDNMAVLGNKYTYWNYDVNKVSFTTALNYKINRENAVYARFSNGFRSPNEEAYYNNMNDLSAIKPVTTNQLEIGYKYYSRSFDFAVIPFYSTLKNLSFTDIFSDGTSENKFANTTNIGVELEGYARLFNNVLELTFNGTIQNPKYKDFTGRNADGSSFNYDGNAVRRMPKFYFNISPAVNITKQWRAYVSMNYYGKRFQDEVNSENNSLPSFSEFGAGTSYQLGKIRFAIDGTNIFNTIGITEGDPRSPLTGTGDIRMARPIMGAAARASITLDF, encoded by the coding sequence ATGAATAAAAAATCGATCTTATTAATGGCCGGTGTGGCAACGCTTTATTTCAATAATGCGTATGCACAGGAAACTCCGCAGGATTCCACAAGATCGGCATCTATTGAGCAGGTTGTCATCACAGGTAATTCCAATCCGAAAAAGAAAATAGAATCCAGCACCGCAATTTCCACGTTTAGTGCGAAAGAAATTCAGAAGCAAAACCCGATCAGTGCGGCGGCTTTATTACAAAGAGTTCCCGGTTTTGCAGTGGAAACTTCTGGTGGAGAAGTGGGAAATAACCTTTTTGCAAGAGGTATTCCTTCCGCCGGAGCGTATGAATTTGTGCAGGTTCAGGAAGATGGCTTACCGGTTTTTGAAGATGGTGCATTGCAGTTTGCCAATGCCGATAATTTTTTCCGTGTAGATAATTCCGTGAGCCGACTGGAAGCTTTGAGAGGAGGTTCGGGATCGATTTATGCCACCAATTCTCCCGGAGGTTTGATCAATTTTATTACGAAAGAAGGAAGCAACGATTTCAAAGGAACGGCGAAGTTGGAAACCAGTACTTATGGCTTGATGCGTACCGATCTTAATCTTGGTGGTGCTTTGGTTAAAGATAAATTATTTTTCAATGTCGGTGGTTTTTACAGAACAGATGACGGGATCAGAAAAACAGGTTTTAAAGCCAATAACGGAGGACAAATCAGAATGAATCTTAAATATGTTTTCGATAAAGGATACGCCAAAGTTTATTATAAAAAACTGGACGACCGAAATACCTTCTTCCTTCCGATTCCTTTGGTGCAAAACGGAAATAAGCTGAAAGGTTTTCAGGGGTTTGATCCGAATTACGGAACGTATAGTTACAGAGCCATCAGCCAGTTGAATATTCCACAAGCAGGAGGAGGTTTTTTCAGTAGAAATTTAGAAGATGGAATTCATCCGAGAGTTGATGTTTTAGGAGCTGAATTTAAATATGATCTTGGAAATAATTTCTCTGTGATCAATAAAACGAGATACACCAATATCAATATGAATTATACCGGAATTTTCCCTTCCGGCGGACCACAGTTAGCGGCAGATTTTGCTAAAGACAATGGTATTGCAGGGAATAATTTTCAGTATTCATCAGTGAGTTCAGGAGCTATTGTAAATCCTCAATATGTTCAGAAGCTAGGTTTTTGGGCAATCGATAAGCAGATGAATAATTTTGTGAACGACTTACAACTTAATTATAAATTTGATAAAGGAAATGTGACGGCAGGTTTTTATAAGTCTAACTGGAAATCTCATCAAAACTGGAACTGGAGCAATATTCTGACTACAGCAACCGACAGACCTGAATTGCTGAATTTGGTTGATTCTTCATTAAATCCTACTGATGTCGGATATTCTAAAACCTACAATGGCGTTACCGATATGTCTTTCCTGATGAGAGATTCTCAGATTCAGGGAAGTCTGAATGATCTTTATTTGAATTTAGATTATAATATTACAGAAGCTTTAAGTTTTAACGGAGGAATTCGTTATAGTAGAGATTTTTACAAAGGATATGGAGTGAATACCACGACTTCCAATCTTAATAATTCAGGGTTGACCATAGATGGAACTCACGGTTTTGAAACCACGACGGCTGATGATAATATGGCAGTTTTAGGAAATAAATACACCTATTGGAATTATGATGTGAATAAAGTTTCGTTTACGACCGCTTTAAATTATAAAATCAACAGAGAAAATGCGGTTTATGCCCGTTTTTCAAATGGTTTCAGATCCCCGAATGAAGAAGCGTACTATAATAATATGAATGATCTTTCGGCGATAAAGCCGGTAACGACCAATCAGCTGGAAATTGGATACAAATACTATTCAAGATCGTTTGATTTTGCGGTGATTCCGTTCTATTCAACCTTGAAAAATCTTTCGTTTACTGATATTTTCTCAGACGGAACTTCTGAAAATAAATTCGCCAACACAACCAATATCGGAGTTGAGTTGGAAGGATATGCCAGATTATTTAATAATGTGCTCGAGCTGACTTTCAACGGAACGATTCAAAATCCAAAATATAAAGATTTTACGGGACGAAATGCAGACGGAAGTTCTTTTAATTATGACGGAAATGCGGTTAGAAGAATGCCGAAATTCTATTTCAATATTTCTCCTGCGGTAAATATTACGAAACAGTGGAGAGCATATGTAAGTATGAATTATTATGGGAAGCGTTTTCAGGATGAGGTTAATTCGGAAAATAACAGTTTGCCTTCATTCTCAGAATTCGGAGCAGGAACTTCTTATCAGTTAGGAAAAATCCGTTTTGCAATAGATGGAACGAATATCTTTAATACCATCGGAATCACAGAAGGTGATCCAAGATCTCCATTAACGGGAACCGGCGATATCAGAATGGCCAGACCGATTATGGGTGCTGCAGCAAGAGCGTCGATTACTTTAGATTTCTAA
- a CDS encoding trehalase family glycosidase → MNKQLYIKEIQALFDDVQRSKVFEDQKMMTDAVPLFPISEINEKYGQEKQSHDFDLKNFVLSNFDFLGARVSIQREDQLPIEEHIEKLWDELTRTAYEEKGTLLKLPKPYIVPGGRFNEFFYWDSYYIMLGLQVSGRVEMMENIVENCSYLIQTVGFVPNASRTHFLSRSQPPYFSLMLDLLFETTKDENTYIKYHDTLEKEYAFWMNGVEKLENGSSTKRVAKTVEGNILNRYYDAENEPRPESYLIDIEDGENTGEEFYRNIRSACESGWDFSSRWFADGENIQTIETLSLAEVDLNCLLWHLEKTLAKSSALQNFTEKEKKYSERAADRRQMIDKYFWDGNIYKDYHLKKHTQTPSEHIAALYPLFLGLASEEQAKSVAEIISEKFLYQGGLVTTTKKTGQQWDLPNAWAPYQWLGFKAMKNYGFDDLAEKIKNNWCFNVERVYKNTGKLMEKYNALDTETIAGGGEYPNQDGFGWTNGVYLKLKED, encoded by the coding sequence ATGAATAAACAATTATACATAAAAGAAATTCAGGCTCTTTTTGATGATGTTCAGAGATCAAAGGTTTTTGAAGATCAAAAAATGATGACCGATGCAGTTCCGTTGTTTCCAATTTCTGAGATTAATGAAAAATATGGGCAGGAGAAGCAATCTCATGATTTTGATTTGAAAAATTTCGTACTATCAAACTTTGACTTTTTAGGAGCAAGAGTTTCAATTCAAAGAGAAGATCAGTTGCCGATTGAAGAGCATATTGAAAAACTTTGGGATGAGTTGACCAGAACTGCTTATGAAGAAAAAGGAACATTATTGAAACTTCCGAAACCGTACATCGTTCCCGGAGGTCGTTTTAACGAATTTTTCTATTGGGACAGCTATTATATTATGCTTGGACTACAGGTTTCCGGAAGAGTGGAAATGATGGAGAATATTGTTGAAAACTGTTCTTATTTAATTCAAACTGTTGGATTTGTGCCGAATGCGAGCCGAACTCATTTCTTAAGCCGTTCTCAGCCGCCGTATTTTTCGTTGATGTTGGATCTGCTTTTTGAGACTACAAAAGATGAAAATACTTATATCAAATATCATGATACTTTAGAAAAAGAATACGCTTTCTGGATGAACGGAGTTGAAAAACTGGAAAACGGATCGAGTACAAAAAGAGTGGCAAAAACTGTCGAAGGAAATATTTTAAACAGATATTACGACGCAGAAAATGAGCCTCGCCCTGAAAGTTATTTAATTGATATTGAAGACGGCGAAAATACTGGCGAAGAATTTTACAGAAACATCAGAAGTGCTTGTGAATCGGGTTGGGATTTTTCCAGCAGATGGTTTGCAGACGGCGAAAATATACAGACGATTGAAACGTTGAGTTTGGCTGAAGTTGATCTGAATTGTCTTTTGTGGCATTTGGAGAAAACATTGGCAAAATCTTCGGCGCTTCAAAATTTTACCGAAAAAGAAAAAAAATATTCTGAAAGAGCAGCAGACCGAAGACAAATGATCGATAAATACTTTTGGGATGGAAATATTTATAAAGATTATCACTTAAAAAAACACACACAAACCCCGTCTGAACATATTGCTGCTCTTTATCCTCTATTCCTTGGATTGGCGAGTGAAGAACAGGCGAAATCTGTTGCTGAAATTATTTCTGAAAAATTTTTATATCAAGGCGGATTGGTGACCACGACTAAAAAAACGGGACAACAATGGGATTTACCAAATGCCTGGGCGCCTTATCAATGGTTGGGTTTTAAAGCGATGAAGAATTATGGTTTTGATGATTTGGCCGAAAAAATAAAAAATAACTGGTGTTTCAACGTGGAAAGAGTCTACAAAAACACCGGAAAATTAATGGAAAAGTATAATGCATTAGATACAGAAACGATTGCGGGAGGTGGCGAATATCCAAATCAGGACGGATTTGGATGGACGAATGGAGTTTATCTTAAATTAAAAGAGGATTAA
- a CDS encoding MFS transporter gives MKNFNIKAVLFLNYFVFAILLNSVGTVILQMQQNFGISKSSASVLEGFKDLPIAICSFILASFLPKIGIKKSMLIGLLLVSCMCFVMPFANTFWFFKILFTVVGVSFALIKISVFTSIGLVTNTDKEHSSFMGYLEGFFMIGVLMGNVLFSLFIDDHNPRSTHWLNVYWVLGAISTLSFLFLFFTKLDEHEAKSEKTDLLGDLRNSISLFSYKKVLFFLLCAFLFVLVEQSFQTWTPTFYKEILKVPTSMSIQAGAVLAGAFALGRFLSGFFSKKFSWIYVVSFCVVGFAISILLVLPLTHNIHIDAGTTWLNAPLVVYLFPLMGGLLAPIYPSINSVILASIPKYLHSAMSGLIVVFSAIGGTIGSIITGFVFQEFSGQQAFYLSLIPLSLLIISAIFMNKLKINPKK, from the coding sequence ATGAAAAATTTCAATATTAAGGCCGTTTTATTTTTAAATTATTTCGTTTTTGCGATTCTTCTGAATTCGGTAGGAACGGTGATTTTGCAAATGCAACAAAACTTCGGAATCTCAAAATCTTCAGCCAGTGTTCTGGAAGGTTTCAAAGATTTGCCGATTGCGATTTGTTCATTCATTCTGGCTTCATTTTTACCCAAGATCGGAATCAAAAAATCAATGTTAATCGGATTGCTTTTGGTAAGCTGTATGTGTTTTGTGATGCCTTTTGCGAATACTTTCTGGTTTTTCAAAATTTTGTTTACGGTGGTCGGGGTTTCTTTTGCTTTAATTAAAATTTCCGTGTTCACCTCTATCGGATTGGTGACGAATACAGATAAAGAGCATTCAAGTTTTATGGGTTATCTGGAAGGGTTTTTCATGATCGGCGTATTAATGGGAAATGTTTTATTCAGCTTATTTATTGATGACCATAATCCAAGATCGACCCATTGGCTGAATGTTTACTGGGTTTTGGGTGCAATTTCTACCTTGTCTTTTTTGTTTTTATTCTTCACAAAATTGGACGAACACGAAGCGAAAAGTGAGAAAACAGATTTGCTCGGAGACTTAAGAAACAGCATCAGTTTATTCAGTTATAAAAAAGTATTGTTCTTTTTATTATGTGCTTTCCTTTTCGTTTTAGTTGAACAAAGTTTCCAAACGTGGACACCGACTTTTTATAAAGAAATTTTAAAAGTTCCGACTTCGATGAGTATTCAGGCGGGAGCAGTTTTGGCAGGAGCTTTTGCGTTGGGAAGGTTTTTATCGGGCTTTTTCTCGAAAAAATTCAGCTGGATTTACGTGGTTTCTTTTTGCGTCGTTGGTTTTGCAATCAGTATTTTATTAGTTCTTCCTTTAACTCACAATATTCATATTGACGCAGGAACAACTTGGTTGAATGCTCCGTTGGTTGTCTATTTATTTCCGTTGATGGGAGGTTTATTGGCGCCCATTTATCCAAGTATCAATTCGGTGATCTTAGCATCGATTCCAAAATATTTACACAGTGCCATGTCTGGTTTAATCGTTGTTTTCTCTGCAATCGGAGGAACAATCGGATCTATTATCACGGGTTTTGTGTTTCAGGAATTCAGTGGTCAACAGGCGTTTTACCTTTCATTAATTCCACTTTCATTGTTGATTATCTCGGCAATTTTCATGAATAAATTAAAAATAAATCCTAAAAAATAA
- a CDS encoding AraC family transcriptional regulator, producing MKVTFERVIPDEKSSFRIIHNNSPISEFKWEYHYHPEIELVCVLSGSGTRHVGYHKSNYTNGDLVLIGSNIPHSGFGLNSIDPHEEIVLQFKEEILQFPHQEVEAISIKNLLELSKFGIHFHHNIHKMMLPKLKLMLESEGYKRYLLLLEILFELSKCEDYELLNKEIMPYTIISKNKTRLENIFTYVENNYDKEINIDEVAKLANLTLPAFCNFFKKATQITFTEFVNRYRINKACLLMAHDKTISECSYSCGFNNVTYFNRMFKKYTEKTPSEFIKNFSHKKVNVDLKIENKVKIKTSF from the coding sequence ATGAAAGTTACTTTTGAAAGAGTTATCCCCGATGAAAAGAGCTCTTTTCGCATCATTCACAACAATTCTCCTATTTCAGAATTTAAATGGGAATATCATTATCATCCCGAAATCGAACTGGTGTGTGTGCTTTCCGGAAGCGGAACGCGACATGTTGGTTATCATAAAAGTAATTATACGAACGGAGATTTAGTTTTGATCGGTTCCAATATTCCGCATTCAGGATTTGGGTTGAATTCTATTGACCCGCATGAAGAAATTGTGCTTCAGTTTAAAGAAGAAATTCTCCAATTCCCGCATCAGGAAGTAGAAGCAATCTCAATCAAAAATTTATTGGAACTTTCAAAATTCGGGATTCATTTTCACCATAATATCCACAAAATGATGCTTCCAAAATTAAAACTCATGTTAGAATCAGAAGGATACAAAAGATATTTGCTGTTATTGGAAATCCTCTTTGAACTTTCAAAATGTGAAGATTATGAGCTTTTAAATAAAGAAATTATGCCTTATACCATTATTTCAAAAAATAAAACGCGACTGGAAAATATTTTCACCTATGTTGAAAACAATTATGACAAAGAAATCAATATTGATGAGGTGGCAAAGCTCGCCAATCTTACTTTGCCCGCTTTCTGTAACTTTTTCAAAAAAGCAACGCAGATTACGTTTACCGAATTTGTGAACAGATATCGCATCAATAAAGCCTGTTTACTGATGGCTCATGATAAAACGATCTCCGAATGCAGTTACAGTTGTGGCTTTAATAATGTGACTTATTTTAATAGAATGTTTAAAAAATATACTGAAAAAACGCCTTCAGAATTTATTAAGAATTTCTCACACAAAAAAGTGAATGTGGATTTGAAGATTGAAAATAAGGTGAAAATTAAAACTAGTTTTTAA
- a CDS encoding thioredoxin family protein, with the protein MNTPSNMIDLGLKAPFFELPNPSKTNEIQSLDDLKGEKGTLVIFMCNHCPFVLHVIDKLNELYEDYNERGIEFIAINSNNVEKYPDDAPEKMIEFQIERNFDFPYLYDESQAIAKAYDAACTPDFFFFDDKLDLIYRGQMDDSRPGNHKDVTGEDLIIAFENLLLGEPQEEIQRPSMGCNIKWK; encoded by the coding sequence ATGAATACTCCCTCAAATATGATTGATTTAGGTTTAAAAGCACCATTTTTTGAGCTTCCGAACCCTTCAAAAACAAACGAAATTCAGTCATTGGATGATCTGAAAGGAGAAAAAGGAACATTGGTGATCTTCATGTGTAACCACTGTCCGTTTGTTCTTCATGTGATTGATAAGCTGAATGAATTATATGAAGATTATAATGAAAGAGGGATTGAATTTATTGCGATCAACTCCAATAACGTAGAAAAATATCCAGATGATGCTCCGGAAAAAATGATCGAATTTCAAATTGAAAGAAACTTTGATTTTCCTTATTTATATGACGAAAGCCAGGCTATTGCCAAAGCTTATGATGCAGCTTGCACACCGGATTTCTTTTTCTTTGATGATAAATTAGACCTTATTTACAGAGGGCAAATGGATGATTCTAGACCTGGAAATCATAAAGATGTAACGGGTGAGGATCTGATTATTGCTTTTGAAAATCTTTTGTTGGGCGAACCTCAGGAAGAAATTCAAAGACCGAGCATGGGTTGTAATATTAAGTGGAAATAA
- a CDS encoding TetR/AcrR family transcriptional regulator translates to MLTLLEKNIMGLHERRQREKESIRANILDAAFSLAKTEGWASLSIRKIADAIEYSAPVVYDYFENKEAILFEISLNGFHCLHIELLKAQKKHDTPEEQLEAIVDAYWKFAFKNKEYYQLMFGLGMQCSGKGLMKEEFSSFQDMLYDCTYEIIKKKGSNPDNACHSSHALFSAVHGLISIMMMRNDDIPSTMNKTTLDETVSAFIKSL, encoded by the coding sequence TTGCTAACACTGTTAGAAAAAAATATCATGGGCTTACATGAACGTCGTCAAAGAGAAAAAGAATCTATACGTGCCAATATTTTGGACGCGGCTTTTTCTTTGGCTAAAACAGAGGGCTGGGCTTCACTTTCGATCAGAAAAATTGCTGATGCTATTGAGTACAGTGCGCCTGTAGTGTATGATTATTTTGAAAACAAAGAAGCTATTTTATTTGAAATATCACTGAATGGCTTCCATTGTTTGCACATCGAATTATTAAAAGCACAGAAAAAGCATGACACGCCTGAAGAGCAATTGGAAGCGATTGTAGATGCATACTGGAAATTTGCTTTTAAGAATAAGGAGTATTATCAGCTGATGTTCGGACTGGGAATGCAATGCAGCGGAAAAGGATTGATGAAAGAAGAATTTTCGTCGTTTCAGGATATGTTGTATGACTGCACCTATGAGATCATCAAGAAAAAAGGTTCAAATCCTGATAATGCCTGTCACTCCTCTCACGCGCTGTTTTCAGCGGTGCATGGTTTGATTTCCATTATGATGATGCGTAATGACGACATTCCTTCTACGATGAATAAAACGACTTTGGATGAAACAGTTTCTGCTTTCATTAAGTCTTTATAA